The sequence ACGAGACGAATTTGGTATGATGAAAATGATAATGAAACGTACAGAAAGAAGGATGTTTATTGAAGAATGAAGTGAAGGAAAAAGTCATTCTTGTTGGGTGTCAACTGGAGGAAGAAGACTTGCGTTTTCAGTATAGTCTAGACGAGCTTGAAGAGTTGACGGAAACGGCTCAAGGTCAGGTTGTGGCTATATTAACTCAAAAGCGGGATCGCGTTCATCCTGGTACATATATAGGAAAAGGTAAAGTGGAAGAGCTGGCCCTTTTAGAAGAACAATTAGAACCGGATATTATCATTTTTAATGGTGAACTATCTCCGAGTCAAATCAGGAATTTATCAAAAGATTTAAATGCAAGGGTGATTGATCGTACTCAGCTGATCCTGGATATTTTCGCTGGGCGCGCCCGTTCAAGAGAAGGGAAATTACAAGTAGAACTTGCTCAACTTCAATACCTTCTTCCTCGATTAATCGGTCAAGGGGCGTCTCTCTCAAGGTTGGGAGGAGGAATTGGTACAAGAGGGCCGGGTGAAACAAAGCTGGAAAGTGACCGTCGTCATATTCATCGCAGAATTGATGACATTAAGAAACAACTGCAGATCATAGTTGAACACAGAGAAAGGTATCGTGAACGGAGAAAGCGTAACAAAGCCTTTCAAATAGCATTGGTCGGCTATACAAACGCAGGCAAATCGACTTTGTTTAATAGAATCTCATTAGCAGATTCTTATGAAGAGAATCAACTCTTTGCTACATTGGACCCGATGACAAGGAAGATGCCCTTGCCCAGCGGATACACGGCATTACTTACGGATAC is a genomic window of Rossellomorea sp. y25 containing:
- the hflX gene encoding GTPase HflX translates to MKNEVKEKVILVGCQLEEEDLRFQYSLDELEELTETAQGQVVAILTQKRDRVHPGTYIGKGKVEELALLEEQLEPDIIIFNGELSPSQIRNLSKDLNARVIDRTQLILDIFAGRARSREGKLQVELAQLQYLLPRLIGQGASLSRLGGGIGTRGPGETKLESDRRHIHRRIDDIKKQLQIIVEHRERYRERRKRNKAFQIALVGYTNAGKSTLFNRISLADSYEENQLFATLDPMTRKMPLPSGYTALLTDTVGFIQDLPTTLVAAFRSTLEEVKEADLLLHVVDSSNPDYSQHEKTVQALLEDLDMNGLPQLTVYNKKDVMDPDFVPSSEWDHIMISALNEHDRGQLLLKIEEIVKKHMTSYHVFIPASEGKALSQLKNETILRKLEFIEESQVYELTGYHLEDHPIAGNIKKFQR